A single region of the Streptomyces sp. AM 4-1-1 genome encodes:
- a CDS encoding class I SAM-dependent DNA methyltransferase, which yields MPTKDTDGQLAIEVPAQPRKRTRAELQSAIKSARDIMRKDAGLNGDLDRLPQLSWILFLRAFDVCVEQERAAENLDYEPAIAAPYDWASWGARAEFTGDEFLEFVNTELLPYLRGLSSDKEGDPRNVISTIFQEIHNRMLSGTLLRDLVNVINDISFESADDIHTMAYVYESILKEMRDAAGDSGEFYTPRPVIRFMVEQSFLKLGMSILDPACGTGGFLVEAYDELRELPQSQVQVAQLHHNIRGFEKKPLPYLLVMMNLLLHGIDVPNIVRANALVRMREESSPRHRVDVVLTNPPFGGEEEKSVAARFDKAGVGTQETAWLFLFSVIERLKPGGRCSIVLPNGSLFGSGVGAKVKAKLMRECNLHTVVRLPQGVFAPYTPIAANLLFFDKTGPTQETWFYEIPLPEGRRGYSKTKPMRYEEFADCAQWWGGEGREGRELNERAWKVAAEDIQTSGYNLDLVNPHVGDDLAHRSPGELIDDLIKTEQEILGLLGELRTELGGEQ from the coding sequence ATGCCCACCAAGGACACGGACGGCCAACTAGCCATCGAAGTGCCTGCACAGCCCAGGAAGCGGACCCGTGCAGAGCTGCAGTCGGCCATCAAGTCGGCCCGCGACATCATGCGCAAGGACGCGGGCCTCAACGGCGACCTCGACCGCCTGCCTCAGCTGTCCTGGATTCTCTTCCTCCGCGCGTTCGACGTGTGCGTGGAGCAGGAGCGGGCCGCCGAGAACCTCGACTACGAACCTGCGATCGCTGCGCCTTACGACTGGGCGAGCTGGGGCGCCCGAGCCGAGTTCACGGGCGACGAGTTCCTGGAGTTCGTGAACACCGAGCTCCTCCCCTACCTGCGCGGTCTAAGCAGCGACAAGGAAGGCGACCCACGAAATGTGATCTCTACGATCTTCCAGGAGATCCATAACCGGATGCTCTCAGGCACCCTCCTACGTGACCTAGTTAACGTCATCAACGACATCAGCTTTGAGTCCGCAGACGACATCCACACGATGGCGTACGTATACGAGTCGATCCTCAAGGAGATGCGAGACGCCGCCGGTGACTCCGGCGAATTCTACACGCCTCGCCCTGTGATCCGCTTTATGGTTGAGCAGTCGTTTTTGAAGCTCGGCATGTCGATTCTCGACCCGGCGTGCGGGACGGGCGGATTCCTCGTCGAGGCGTACGACGAACTACGAGAACTGCCTCAATCCCAAGTACAGGTAGCGCAGCTACACCACAACATTCGAGGTTTCGAGAAAAAGCCCCTTCCCTATCTGCTCGTCATGATGAACCTACTACTGCACGGAATTGACGTTCCGAACATCGTCCGCGCTAACGCACTGGTACGGATGCGCGAAGAAAGCAGCCCTCGACACCGGGTCGATGTCGTTTTGACCAACCCTCCTTTCGGAGGCGAAGAGGAGAAGTCTGTTGCCGCGCGATTCGATAAAGCGGGTGTCGGCACTCAGGAGACGGCCTGGCTGTTTCTTTTCTCGGTGATCGAGCGCCTCAAGCCCGGGGGCCGCTGCTCAATCGTCCTACCGAATGGCTCACTTTTCGGTAGTGGTGTGGGCGCCAAGGTCAAGGCTAAACTCATGCGGGAATGCAACCTGCACACTGTGGTCCGACTCCCCCAGGGGGTCTTCGCGCCCTACACTCCGATCGCGGCCAACCTGCTCTTCTTCGATAAGACCGGCCCAACACAGGAAACTTGGTTCTACGAGATCCCTCTGCCGGAGGGGCGGCGCGGCTACAGCAAGACCAAGCCCATGCGGTATGAGGAGTTCGCTGACTGCGCCCAGTGGTGGGGAGGCGAGGGCCGTGAGGGACGCGAGCTGAATGAGCGCGCGTGGAAGGTAGCGGCAGAAGACATCCAAACGAGCGGCTACAACCTCGACCTGGTCAATCCCCACGTCGGCGACGACCTGGCCCACCGGTCACCAGGGGAACTCATCGACGATTTGATCAAGACAGAGCAGGAGATTCTGGGGCTACTAGGCGAGCTCAGGACGGAACTGGGAGGTGAGCAGTGA
- the radC gene encoding DNA repair protein RadC has protein sequence MPAGDRPRERLWELGAEALADRELLALLLGSGRRGWDAVELAGELIAAHGGLRGLARADPHALVALPGMGPAKAVRVAAAFHLARRVANVGGTERRRVAATADLAAVAAPLLRGLRHERVIVVVCDASGAVLRTARLTEGATDRSLIPVRDVLALVLASGGASFGVAHNHPTGDPTPSAPDHQATTRLREAAAVVGLRFLDHVVVTDGAWRRVTDGP, from the coding sequence ATGCCAGCTGGCGACAGGCCTCGCGAGCGACTGTGGGAGCTGGGCGCGGAGGCGCTCGCCGACCGGGAGTTGCTCGCTCTGCTCCTTGGTTCCGGGAGACGAGGGTGGGATGCGGTGGAGCTGGCCGGTGAGTTGATCGCCGCGCACGGGGGGCTCCGAGGGTTGGCGCGTGCGGATCCGCACGCGTTGGTCGCGCTGCCAGGGATGGGGCCGGCCAAGGCTGTACGGGTCGCTGCCGCATTCCACCTCGCCCGCCGCGTGGCCAACGTCGGTGGTACCGAACGGCGTCGTGTCGCCGCGACGGCCGACCTCGCCGCCGTCGCGGCGCCACTGCTCCGAGGGCTGCGCCATGAGCGCGTCATCGTGGTGGTCTGCGACGCGTCCGGCGCGGTGCTCCGTACGGCCCGTCTTACTGAGGGCGCGACCGACCGCAGTCTCATCCCGGTCCGCGACGTCCTCGCCCTCGTCCTAGCCTCCGGCGGTGCGTCTTTCGGCGTAGCCCACAACCACCCCACCGGCGATCCCACTCCCAGCGCCCCCGACCACCAAGCGACCACCCGCCTCCGCGAGGCCGCTGCAGTGGTCGGGCTGCGCTTCCTGGATCACGTGGTGGTGACGGACGGCGCATGGCGCCGGGTCACAGACGGCCCGTGA